Proteins encoded together in one Bradyrhizobium sp. PSBB068 window:
- a CDS encoding dihydroxy-acid dehydratase has translation MTTKNKTPDQLRSARWFAPDDLRAFGHRSRAMQMGYAPEEWRDRPVIAIINTWSDAQPCHMHFKSRVDDVKRGVLMAGGFPLELPALSLSESLLKPTTMLYRNMLAMDAEELLRGHPVDGVVLMGGCDKTTPGLLLGATSMNLPAIYLPAGPMLRGNWKGKTLGSGSDAWKYWDERRAGKISDKDWVDMEAGIARSYGTCMTMGTASTMTAIAEAIGMTLPGASSIPAADANHIRMSSEAGRRIVEMVWEDLTPQQIQTRKAFENAIAVAMAMGCSTNAIIHLIAQARRAGQDISLDDFEIASRKVPVIANVRPSGDLYLMEDFFYAGGLPGLMNRIRPHLHLDCITVTGRTLGENIAGAEVHNDDVIRTVDNPIYREGALAVLKGNLAPDGCVIKPSACDPRFLKHTGPALVFDDYPSMKKAVDDPDLDVTADHVLILRNAGPQGGPGMPEWGMLPIPTKLVKQGVRDMVRLSDARMSGTSYGACILHVSPESFIGGPLALVRNGDRITLDVAARTIDLDVPEAELVKRRAEWKQPEKRFERGYGWMFSKHIKQANEGCDFDFLETGFGKPVGEPSIY, from the coding sequence ATGACGACAAAGAACAAGACTCCCGATCAATTGCGCAGCGCGCGCTGGTTTGCGCCCGACGACCTGCGCGCCTTCGGCCACAGATCGCGCGCGATGCAGATGGGCTACGCGCCGGAGGAGTGGCGCGACCGGCCGGTGATCGCGATCATCAACACCTGGTCGGATGCGCAGCCCTGCCACATGCACTTCAAGAGCCGGGTCGACGACGTCAAGCGCGGCGTGCTGATGGCCGGCGGCTTTCCGCTCGAGCTGCCGGCGCTGTCGCTGTCGGAATCGCTGCTGAAGCCGACCACGATGCTCTACCGCAACATGCTGGCGATGGATGCCGAGGAATTGCTGCGTGGCCATCCGGTCGACGGTGTGGTGCTGATGGGCGGCTGCGACAAGACCACGCCCGGCCTGCTGCTCGGGGCCACCAGCATGAATCTGCCGGCGATCTACCTGCCGGCCGGTCCGATGCTGCGCGGCAATTGGAAGGGCAAGACGCTGGGCTCCGGCTCGGATGCCTGGAAATATTGGGACGAGCGCCGCGCCGGAAAAATCTCCGACAAGGACTGGGTCGACATGGAAGCGGGCATCGCCCGCAGCTACGGCACCTGCATGACGATGGGCACGGCGTCGACGATGACCGCGATCGCCGAAGCCATCGGCATGACATTGCCCGGCGCTTCGTCGATCCCCGCGGCCGATGCCAACCATATCCGCATGAGCTCGGAGGCTGGCCGCCGCATCGTCGAGATGGTGTGGGAGGATCTGACCCCGCAGCAGATCCAGACCCGAAAAGCCTTCGAGAACGCGATCGCGGTCGCGATGGCGATGGGCTGCTCGACCAATGCGATCATCCACCTGATTGCGCAGGCGCGCCGCGCCGGCCAGGACATCTCGCTCGATGATTTCGAGATCGCGAGCCGCAAGGTGCCGGTCATCGCCAACGTGCGGCCGAGCGGCGACCTCTATCTGATGGAAGATTTCTTCTACGCCGGCGGGTTGCCCGGCCTGATGAACCGCATCAGGCCGCATCTGCATCTCGATTGCATCACCGTCACGGGCAGGACGCTCGGCGAGAACATCGCGGGCGCCGAAGTCCACAATGACGACGTCATCCGCACCGTCGACAACCCGATCTACAGGGAAGGCGCGCTGGCCGTGCTGAAGGGCAATCTCGCGCCCGACGGCTGCGTGATCAAGCCGTCAGCCTGCGATCCGCGCTTCCTCAAGCACACCGGGCCTGCGCTGGTGTTCGACGATTATCCGTCGATGAAGAAGGCAGTCGACGATCCCGATCTCGACGTCACCGCCGATCATGTGCTGATCCTGCGCAATGCCGGCCCGCAGGGCGGCCCGGGCATGCCGGAATGGGGTATGCTGCCGATCCCGACCAAGCTCGTGAAGCAGGGCGTGCGCGACATGGTGCGGCTGTCGGATGCGCGGATGAGCGGCACCAGCTACGGCGCCTGCATCCTGCACGTCTCGCCGGAATCCTTTATCGGCGGCCCGCTGGCGCTGGTTCGGAACGGCGACCGCATCACGCTCGACGTCGCCGCGCGCACCATCGATCTCGATGTGCCGGAGGCGGAATTGGTGAAGCGCCGTGCCGAATGGAAGCAGCCCGAAAAGCGCTTCGAGCGCGGCTATGGCTGGATGTTCTCGAAGCACATCAAGCAGGCCAATGAAGGCTGCGACTTCGATTTCCTCGAGACCGGTTTCGGCAAGCCGGTGGGCGAGCCGTCGATTTACTAG
- a CDS encoding ribonuclease activity regulator RraA: MPKLSDTTRNKLKSVSTATVATALFKRGFRIQMIQDVHPLSADQPTMVGEAFTLRYMPAREDLNTIEVFRDRAHPQRKAIEDCPVGAVLVMDSRKDARAASAGAILVTRLMKRGCAGVVTDGGFRDSAEIARLGFPAFHHRPSAPTNLTLHQAIEINVPIGCGDAPVFPGDVILGDSDGVIVIPAHLADEIADETFEMTAFEDFVTEQVQNGRGIFGLYPATDEQTLQDFAVWRKAKGR, translated from the coding sequence ATGCCCAAACTCAGCGACACCACCCGCAACAAGCTGAAATCCGTCTCCACCGCCACCGTTGCCACCGCGCTGTTCAAGCGCGGCTTCCGCATCCAGATGATCCAGGATGTGCATCCCCTGAGCGCGGATCAGCCGACCATGGTCGGCGAGGCCTTCACGCTGCGCTACATGCCGGCGCGGGAGGATCTCAACACGATCGAGGTATTCCGCGATCGTGCGCATCCGCAGCGCAAGGCGATCGAGGATTGTCCCGTGGGCGCGGTGCTGGTGATGGACAGCCGCAAGGATGCGCGCGCGGCGTCGGCCGGTGCGATCCTGGTGACGCGGCTGATGAAGCGCGGCTGCGCCGGCGTCGTCACCGACGGCGGCTTCCGCGACTCGGCCGAGATCGCGCGGCTCGGCTTCCCGGCGTTTCATCACCGGCCGAGCGCGCCGACCAATCTCACCTTGCATCAGGCGATCGAGATCAACGTTCCGATCGGCTGCGGCGACGCGCCAGTGTTTCCCGGTGACGTGATTCTCGGTGATAGCGACGGCGTCATCGTGATCCCGGCCCACCTCGCCGACGAGATCGCGGACGAGACCTTCGAGATGACCGCGTTCGAGGATTTCGTCACCGAGCAGGTCCAGAACGGCCGCGGCATCTTCGGTCTTTATCCCGCGACGGACGAGCAGACGCTGCAGGATTTTGCGGTCTGGCGGAAGGCGAAGGGGCGGTAG
- a CDS encoding response regulator transcription factor, whose protein sequence is MVENGAPRGEIFVVDDDPAVRETLSVVLSTAGYKVICFADGAALLAVARSRTPACILLDVHIPGKSGLDILRELHGEDYPAPIFMISGQGDIAMAVSAIKNGALDFIEKPFRGNEIVSRLNEAIDAYTRRQAETSASRIATLHFPGREPLTRREREVLEQFTAGASNKEAGRHLGISPRTIEDHRANIMKKLGARNAADLVRIVMTAQQK, encoded by the coding sequence ATGGTTGAGAATGGCGCTCCTCGCGGGGAAATTTTCGTAGTCGACGACGACCCCGCCGTTCGTGAGACGCTTTCCGTGGTCCTGTCGACCGCCGGTTACAAGGTGATCTGCTTTGCGGACGGCGCCGCGCTGCTCGCGGTGGCGCGCAGCAGGACGCCGGCCTGCATCCTGCTCGACGTGCATATCCCCGGCAAATCCGGCCTCGATATCCTGCGGGAGTTGCACGGCGAGGATTATCCGGCGCCGATCTTCATGATCTCGGGCCAGGGCGACATCGCGATGGCGGTCAGCGCCATCAAGAACGGCGCGCTCGACTTCATCGAGAAACCGTTCCGCGGCAACGAGATCGTCAGCCGCCTGAATGAGGCGATCGACGCCTATACGAGGCGCCAGGCCGAGACTTCGGCGTCGCGCATCGCGACGCTGCATTTCCCGGGGCGGGAGCCGCTGACCCGCCGCGAACGCGAGGTGCTCGAGCAATTCACGGCGGGCGCCTCCAACAAGGAGGCCGGGCGCCACCTCGGGATCAGCCCGCGCACGATCGAGGATCACCGCGCCAACATCATGAAGAAGCTCGGTGCGCGCAATGCCGCCGATCTGGTCCGCATCGTGATGACGGCGCAGCAGAAGTAA